A single genomic interval of Asinibacterium sp. OR53 harbors:
- a CDS encoding RNA polymerase sigma factor, which translates to MYHAMHGYAMKICYRYVNKLEEAEELVNESFIKLFRNIGQFDDRRQADTEALLKGWFKKIVVNTCIDYLRKSHLKLVSRETVPEVESFSDIQENGLDRLSYREIIEAIRKLTPVYRTVFNLFVIEGLTHEEIAEQLGISVGASKSNLSKARHNLRKIIMQQTDYKIYVPS; encoded by the coding sequence TTGTATCATGCCATGCATGGGTATGCCATGAAAATTTGCTATCGGTATGTTAATAAATTGGAAGAGGCGGAAGAGCTCGTCAATGAATCCTTCATCAAGCTTTTCAGGAATATCGGGCAGTTCGACGATAGACGCCAGGCAGATACCGAAGCCTTGCTGAAAGGATGGTTCAAGAAAATTGTTGTGAACACCTGTATTGATTACTTGCGCAAATCGCACCTGAAACTGGTGAGCCGGGAAACAGTACCCGAGGTTGAATCATTTTCCGATATACAGGAAAATGGCCTGGACAGGCTTTCTTACCGCGAAATCATTGAAGCCATTCGCAAACTGACGCCAGTATACCGCACCGTCTTTAATCTCTTTGTAATTGAAGGATTGACCCATGAAGAAATAGCTGAACAGCTGGGGATCAGCGTGGGCGCTTCTAAATCCAATCTCTCAAAAGCAAGACATAACCTCCGAAAAATCATTATGCAGCAAACCGATTACAAAATATATGTACCATCCTGA
- a CDS encoding outer membrane beta-barrel protein, whose product MYHPDDDNELDRLSRDAAEHAASPGNASWSRMARELDKVMPQEKKRRLVLLWWLLPCLLATGLSFYFWNQYHERPQAKLKSPVASPVHQDSEPPVTSLPENTILKTHPPASVTEEASPLLAQPNHTSIDQKNTLRSNDSPASSLSQQLGSSVLPPPAYDEIRSQQPATKEVSGNNTSMHNGLDHPLATGVGNDAHHKDTTILQQNHHSVDTSLIAHQEPNTSSRYSKFSMGVIAGTDLSNVKFRYTETPGYNIGLMAGYHLNKHWSLHTGAIYTKKNYKMDGADFTAPKGSPASYWNLTNVEGDCSMWDIPLLVRFHPGKKSTSRFSFSTGLSSYFMKDENYDYYYPSPTTGAIVKKSGYYNTGSSYWFSVVHLSAGFEKPIGKKVSMQLEPYIKLPLAGLGVGNMRLNSLGFNVTVQYRSSKEARISTSSSAMLVSH is encoded by the coding sequence ATGTACCATCCTGATGACGATAATGAGCTGGACCGCCTGAGCAGGGATGCTGCCGAACACGCAGCATCGCCTGGCAACGCCTCCTGGTCACGTATGGCACGGGAACTGGACAAAGTCATGCCCCAGGAGAAGAAAAGAAGACTTGTGTTATTATGGTGGCTCCTGCCCTGTTTATTGGCAACCGGCTTATCGTTTTATTTCTGGAATCAATACCATGAGCGTCCGCAGGCAAAATTAAAATCGCCTGTCGCTTCGCCTGTGCATCAAGACAGTGAACCTCCTGTTACCAGTTTACCTGAGAATACCATTCTCAAAACGCATCCGCCTGCATCTGTAACAGAAGAAGCATCTCCACTATTAGCTCAACCCAATCATACTTCTATTGATCAAAAAAATACACTCCGTTCTAATGATTCACCTGCATCTTCTTTGTCACAACAGTTAGGCTCTTCTGTTTTACCTCCTCCCGCTTATGATGAAATCAGGAGTCAGCAGCCTGCTACAAAAGAAGTTTCCGGAAACAACACTTCTATGCATAACGGGCTGGATCATCCGCTGGCAACAGGTGTTGGCAATGATGCACATCATAAGGATACAACCATCCTGCAGCAAAATCATCACTCTGTAGACACTTCATTGATTGCTCACCAGGAACCCAACACTTCTTCTCGGTATAGTAAATTCAGTATGGGAGTAATAGCGGGTACAGATCTCAGCAACGTGAAATTCAGGTATACCGAGACTCCCGGCTATAATATAGGATTAATGGCGGGTTATCATTTGAACAAGCACTGGTCATTGCATACCGGGGCCATTTACACGAAGAAGAATTATAAAATGGATGGAGCAGACTTTACGGCTCCCAAGGGTAGTCCCGCCAGTTACTGGAACCTCACGAATGTAGAAGGAGATTGCTCCATGTGGGATATCCCGCTCCTGGTGCGTTTCCATCCGGGTAAAAAATCGACCAGCCGCTTTTCTTTCAGCACGGGCCTTTCTTCCTATTTCATGAAAGACGAAAATTACGATTACTATTATCCCTCGCCCACTACAGGCGCGATCGTAAAAAAATCGGGTTATTACAATACGGGAAGCTCCTACTGGTTCTCCGTTGTACATCTTTCTGCGGGGTTTGAAAAGCCCATTGGCAAGAAGGTATCCATGCAGTTGGAACCTTACATCAAACTGCCGCTTGCGGGTCTGGGCGTGGGTAATATGCGACTGAACAGCCTGGGATTTAACGTAACGGTTCAATACAGGAGCAGCAAAGAAGCAAGAATATCCACATCGTCCTCCGCTATGCTCGTTTCACATTAA
- a CDS encoding 1-aminocyclopropane-1-carboxylate deaminase/D-cysteine desulfhydrase: MSYNSQNINIQSLGSWVSGDYTTVDVLRLDRIHPVISGNKWFKLKYYFEAAERTGKKTIASFGGAYSNHIAALAYAGRERGLKTIGFIRGEAHSPLSHTLAAAQSCGMELVFINRSDYRFKDAIIQTHADHGWYWIPEGGYGPEGARGASEILKLVDVSGYSHILCAVGTGTMMAGLVRTASANQEVIGISVMKGNEALQKAVDDLLDAGDQQKQHRILHGYHFGGYGKHPSNLVRFMQGLWENEQLPTDIVYTSKLLFAVKDCIEKKYFHKNSRLLVIHSGGLQGNNSLPPHTLPF, encoded by the coding sequence ATGTCCTATAATTCACAAAATATCAATATTCAATCGCTCGGCAGTTGGGTCAGTGGCGACTATACAACGGTTGATGTATTGCGGCTCGACCGCATACACCCGGTTATAAGCGGCAATAAATGGTTCAAACTAAAGTACTACTTCGAAGCTGCCGAACGTACCGGTAAGAAAACCATTGCCAGTTTCGGCGGAGCCTACTCCAACCATATTGCAGCGCTGGCCTATGCAGGACGGGAACGGGGACTGAAAACGATCGGTTTCATTCGCGGTGAAGCCCATTCTCCGCTTTCACATACGTTGGCAGCCGCGCAGTCTTGCGGCATGGAGCTGGTATTCATCAATCGCTCCGATTACCGTTTTAAAGATGCTATCATCCAAACCCATGCCGATCATGGTTGGTATTGGATACCAGAAGGCGGCTACGGACCGGAAGGTGCGAGGGGCGCTTCGGAAATACTCAAACTGGTTGATGTTTCGGGCTATTCGCATATACTCTGCGCAGTAGGTACAGGCACTATGATGGCGGGATTGGTGCGGACAGCATCTGCCAACCAGGAAGTTATTGGCATCAGCGTTATGAAAGGCAATGAAGCGCTGCAAAAAGCCGTTGACGATTTACTGGATGCCGGTGATCAACAGAAGCAACATCGCATCTTACACGGTTATCATTTCGGGGGATATGGCAAGCACCCTTCAAATCTGGTACGGTTCATGCAGGGCTTATGGGAAAATGAACAATTGCCTACCGATATCGTGTACACATCGAAGCTATTATTCGCCGTGAAGGATTGTATTGAGAAAAAATATTTCCATAAAAACAGCCGCCTCCTGGTTATCCATAGCGGCGGCCTGCAGGGAAACAATTCACTACCACCGCATACATTACCTTTTTGA
- a CDS encoding 2-C-methyl-D-erythritol 4-phosphate cytidylyltransferase, with amino-acid sequence MLPVAGLNMKKYAVIVAGGNGQRMGTEVPKQFLLLKNKPVLWHTIHTFLESYPDMQIILVVPEEHQQAGEKIIADLQADARTTIVHGGPTRFHSVQNGLKKIQEPAVVFVHDGVRCLVSKALIHRCYEAALVHGSAIPAVAATDSIRIAEGTSSKVANRNQVRIVQTPQTFLSEVLLPAFNTSYNEAFTDEATVVEASGKTVHLVEGEHSNIKITRPVDLLIAESIMVDR; translated from the coding sequence ATGTTGCCTGTTGCTGGATTGAATATGAAGAAATATGCAGTGATAGTAGCCGGAGGCAATGGCCAGCGAATGGGCACTGAAGTGCCCAAGCAATTCCTGCTGCTGAAAAACAAACCGGTATTGTGGCACACGATCCATACCTTTTTGGAATCTTATCCCGATATGCAAATTATCCTGGTGGTACCTGAAGAACACCAACAGGCAGGAGAAAAGATCATCGCCGATTTGCAGGCAGACGCGAGAACAACCATTGTACATGGTGGTCCCACCCGTTTTCATTCAGTACAGAATGGGTTGAAAAAAATACAGGAGCCTGCTGTTGTGTTTGTGCACGATGGTGTAAGGTGTTTGGTGAGCAAAGCATTGATCCATCGCTGCTACGAAGCGGCGCTGGTGCATGGTTCGGCTATACCAGCCGTAGCCGCAACAGATAGTATCCGGATCGCAGAGGGCACATCGAGCAAGGTAGCGAACCGTAATCAGGTGCGCATTGTACAAACCCCGCAAACATTTTTAAGTGAAGTATTACTTCCCGCATTCAACACCTCATACAACGAAGCGTTCACCGATGAAGCTACTGTAGTAGAAGCCAGTGGTAAAACTGTTCATCTCGTGGAGGGAGAACACAGTAACATTAAAATTACAAGGCCGGTGGATTTGCTGATAGCAGAGAGCATTATGGTAGATCGATGA
- a CDS encoding bifunctional heptose 7-phosphate kinase/heptose 1-phosphate adenyltransferase, translated as MKKEEMDFEQLFKNFSNSKVLVVGDIMLDTYWWGNVDRISPEAPVPVVALKKKELRVGGAANVALNTASLGAATSVIAVLGNDENGTLLKQLLQQSGINTDYLVTDPGRVTTNKTRVMSRNQQMMRLDAEETEDIGKATEDMLLQHVADFFSKHKPDVLILEDYNKGVLTPRVIKELIALCQSAGVTTAVDPKRKNFLSFQGVDIFKPNLKEVREGLNMVTDAVDEEELKHIHQALQKKLQHRISLITLSEKGVFYQVDGEARIIPTHVRNIADVSGAGDTVIAVAALVYAATKNMHLAADMANIAGGLVCEEVGTAAIDKEKLYNECCLLLD; from the coding sequence ATGAAAAAAGAAGAGATGGACTTTGAACAACTTTTTAAAAATTTCAGCAACAGCAAAGTATTGGTGGTAGGGGATATTATGCTTGATACTTACTGGTGGGGTAATGTAGACAGGATATCGCCTGAAGCGCCGGTGCCGGTAGTTGCATTGAAGAAAAAAGAATTGAGGGTGGGAGGGGCAGCCAATGTGGCGCTGAATACCGCGTCGCTGGGAGCAGCCACTTCAGTGATTGCGGTGCTGGGAAATGATGAGAATGGTACTTTGCTGAAACAACTGTTACAGCAAAGCGGTATCAATACCGATTACCTGGTTACAGATCCGGGCAGGGTTACTACCAACAAAACCCGCGTTATGAGCCGCAACCAGCAGATGATGCGATTGGATGCGGAAGAAACGGAAGATATTGGCAAGGCAACAGAAGATATGTTGCTGCAACACGTGGCGGATTTTTTCAGTAAACACAAGCCGGATGTACTCATCCTGGAAGATTACAATAAAGGGGTACTCACACCCAGGGTCATCAAAGAACTGATAGCGCTTTGCCAATCGGCAGGTGTGACCACAGCTGTAGACCCCAAGCGGAAAAACTTTTTATCGTTCCAGGGAGTTGATATTTTCAAACCCAACCTCAAAGAAGTAAGAGAGGGGTTGAACATGGTAACCGATGCAGTTGACGAAGAGGAGCTCAAACACATACACCAGGCGTTACAAAAAAAATTACAGCACAGGATATCACTGATCACTTTATCGGAAAAAGGAGTGTTTTACCAGGTCGATGGCGAAGCCAGGATCATCCCTACCCATGTACGGAATATAGCCGATGTGAGTGGAGCCGGCGATACGGTGATAGCAGTAGCGGCATTGGTGTATGCTGCAACCAAAAACATGCACCTGGCAGCGGATATGGCCAATATTGCGGGCGGACTGGTATGCGAAGAAGTAGGTACCGCAGCCATCGATAAAGAAAAGTTGTACAACGAATGTTGCCTGTTGCTGGATTGA
- a CDS encoding S1C family serine protease — MMDDILLLEAIERYLSGDMDAAERAYFEELRKNTPEIDQMVVEHGMFLHQMDFYAAHRTLKHSMHESHARLLARGDINEGAAPSAKGRVIQLWNKYKKVTAIAASVGGIIALVISGLTVYLSPAVNGNQLQQLSKDIEVIKRNQQYQGSLINEVKSKIPENARLISGGTGFLIDTKGYIMTNAHVLKGSGAIVVNNQGQEFSATIVHIDQDKDLAILKISDKDYEPLHSLPYSIRKNNTDLGEEIFTLGYPRNDIVYGMGYLSAKTGYNGDSLSYQVQISANPGNSGGPVFNTNGEVVGVLSTRQAQAEGVAFAVKSRNIFSMVEELKKSDSSMVKIKLPARSSLRGVQRKEQIAELEPCVFYVKAYSR, encoded by the coding sequence ATGATGGACGATATCTTATTACTGGAAGCTATTGAAAGGTACCTCAGCGGCGATATGGACGCCGCCGAACGGGCTTATTTTGAAGAGCTCCGGAAAAATACGCCTGAAATTGACCAGATGGTGGTAGAGCACGGTATGTTCCTGCACCAGATGGATTTTTATGCAGCCCACCGCACACTGAAACACAGCATGCATGAATCCCATGCCCGATTACTGGCCCGGGGCGACATCAATGAAGGCGCCGCACCTTCGGCTAAAGGGCGCGTTATCCAACTCTGGAACAAATACAAAAAAGTAACCGCCATCGCCGCTTCGGTGGGTGGTATCATAGCATTGGTCATCAGTGGCCTCACCGTTTACCTCTCCCCCGCTGTAAACGGCAACCAGTTGCAACAACTGAGCAAAGACATTGAAGTGATCAAAAGGAACCAGCAATACCAGGGTTCATTGATCAACGAAGTAAAAAGCAAGATACCCGAGAATGCCCGGCTCATCAGCGGCGGCACAGGGTTCCTCATCGATACCAAAGGTTATATCATGACCAATGCCCATGTACTCAAAGGTTCGGGCGCTATTGTCGTGAATAACCAGGGGCAGGAATTCAGCGCTACCATTGTGCATATCGACCAGGATAAAGACCTGGCCATTCTTAAGATCAGCGACAAAGATTACGAGCCATTGCACTCGCTTCCCTATAGTATCCGTAAAAACAATACCGATCTCGGCGAAGAGATCTTCACCCTGGGATATCCCCGGAACGACATCGTATACGGAATGGGATACCTGAGCGCCAAAACGGGCTACAACGGAGATTCACTCTCCTACCAGGTGCAGATCAGCGCCAATCCCGGCAACTCAGGCGGACCCGTATTCAATACCAACGGAGAAGTGGTAGGTGTATTGAGCACCCGCCAGGCACAGGCAGAAGGAGTAGCATTTGCAGTTAAATCCAGGAACATTTTCAGCATGGTGGAAGAACTCAAGAAAAGCGACAGTTCCATGGTAAAAATCAAACTGCCGGCACGCAGCAGTCTCCGGGGTGTACAGCGCAAGGAACAAATTGCCGAACTGGAGCCTTGCGTATTCTATGTAAAAGCTTACAGCAGATAA
- a CDS encoding Gfo/Idh/MocA family protein: MLKVGVFGVGHLGKFHLNNWKEIEGIKLVGFFDPNNENAKAVAEQYGLKRFMDEEKLIDSCDIIDVITPTDHHFSVCMQAIRKGKHVFVEKPLAHTIQEGRDLVNMVREANVKMQVGHVERFNPAFLAIKDLNLNPMFIEVHRLAQFNPRGTEVSVILDLMIHDIDIILNLVKSDVKHISASGVAVMTETPDIANVRIEFNNGCVANLTSSRISMKKMRKMRLFQKDAYIGIDFLEKKTEIIKLKQPEDKNVFSFDIETQHGKKTLAIANPSIDTVNSIKLELESFVDSIVNNKPVVVSEIDGFLAMEVAHQILEKISSTSILV; encoded by the coding sequence ATGCTTAAAGTCGGTGTTTTCGGCGTAGGACATCTGGGAAAATTTCACCTGAATAACTGGAAAGAAATTGAAGGTATCAAGCTGGTAGGCTTTTTCGACCCGAACAATGAAAACGCCAAAGCCGTGGCAGAACAGTACGGCCTGAAACGTTTCATGGATGAGGAGAAACTCATCGACTCCTGCGATATCATTGATGTGATCACCCCTACCGATCACCATTTCAGTGTCTGCATGCAGGCTATCCGCAAGGGTAAACACGTGTTTGTGGAGAAACCCCTTGCGCATACCATACAGGAAGGGCGCGACCTCGTAAATATGGTCCGTGAAGCCAATGTAAAAATGCAGGTGGGACATGTGGAGCGTTTCAACCCTGCCTTTCTCGCCATCAAGGACCTGAACCTGAACCCCATGTTCATTGAAGTGCACCGCTTGGCGCAGTTCAATCCCAGGGGAACCGAAGTAAGCGTGATCCTGGACCTCATGATACATGATATTGACATCATCCTCAACCTGGTGAAGAGCGATGTCAAACATATTTCGGCAAGTGGTGTGGCGGTGATGACCGAGACACCCGATATTGCCAACGTGCGCATAGAGTTCAACAACGGCTGCGTTGCCAATTTAACCAGCAGCCGCATCAGCATGAAGAAGATGCGCAAAATGCGGCTCTTTCAGAAAGATGCTTATATCGGTATTGATTTCCTGGAGAAGAAAACAGAGATCATCAAACTCAAACAACCCGAGGACAAGAACGTTTTTTCTTTCGATATTGAAACACAGCATGGCAAGAAAACCCTGGCTATTGCCAACCCCTCAATTGATACCGTGAATTCCATCAAACTGGAACTCGAATCTTTCGTGGATTCCATTGTAAATAACAAGCCCGTAGTGGTTAGTGAGATCGATGGGTTCCTGGCGATGGAAGTGGCGCATCAGATACTCGAGAAGATCAGTAGTACCAGCATATTGGTTTAA
- a CDS encoding RluA family pseudouridine synthase, giving the protein MHEANDHLPEEGSEELYERKTFSVDKGQEPFRIDKWVQMHIEGATRNKVQRGIDAGFLTVNGKVVKSNYKVKPGDEIVMMSLINPDHTELKAENIPLNIVYEDDAVMVLNKPANMVVHPGVGNFSGTLLNGVAYHLQQQNPQIDEEALPRFGLVHRIDKNTTGLIVLAKTADAAAHLAKQFFNHTVQRKYVALVWGDVQEEEGTIEAHIARHRQYRKMFDAYPEGETGKHAITHYKVLERFNYVTLVECVLETGRTHQIRVHMKHIGHTLFNDWEYGGDKILKGTIYTKYKQFVDNCFALCPRCALHARTLGFQHPVTQKEMFFESPLPDDMAQVIEKWRNYMTHRKDNG; this is encoded by the coding sequence ATGCACGAAGCAAACGATCATTTACCCGAAGAAGGCTCCGAAGAGCTTTATGAGCGCAAGACTTTTTCGGTAGACAAGGGACAGGAACCTTTCCGGATAGACAAATGGGTGCAGATGCATATCGAAGGAGCCACCCGTAACAAAGTACAGCGCGGTATTGACGCGGGCTTTCTTACCGTGAACGGAAAAGTGGTCAAGAGTAATTACAAGGTCAAGCCGGGCGATGAGATCGTGATGATGAGTCTCATCAACCCCGATCATACCGAACTCAAAGCCGAGAACATTCCCCTGAACATCGTATACGAAGACGATGCCGTGATGGTGCTCAACAAACCGGCCAACATGGTCGTACATCCGGGTGTGGGCAATTTCAGCGGCACTTTGCTCAATGGGGTGGCTTATCACCTGCAACAGCAGAATCCACAGATCGATGAGGAGGCTTTGCCGCGATTCGGACTGGTGCATCGCATCGATAAAAACACCACCGGTCTCATCGTACTAGCCAAGACCGCAGACGCGGCAGCACATTTGGCCAAACAATTTTTCAATCACACCGTTCAGCGCAAATATGTTGCCCTGGTATGGGGCGATGTGCAGGAAGAAGAGGGAACCATCGAAGCGCATATTGCACGCCACAGGCAATACCGTAAAATGTTCGATGCCTATCCCGAAGGCGAAACAGGCAAACATGCCATCACACATTACAAAGTGCTGGAACGTTTCAATTATGTAACGCTGGTGGAATGCGTACTCGAAACAGGAAGGACCCACCAGATACGCGTGCATATGAAACACATCGGCCACACATTATTCAATGATTGGGAATATGGCGGTGATAAAATTTTAAAAGGCACCATCTATACCAAATACAAGCAGTTTGTCGACAACTGTTTCGCGCTTTGTCCGCGTTGCGCCCTGCACGCACGCACGTTGGGCTTCCAGCATCCTGTTACGCAAAAAGAAATGTTCTTCGAATCACCACTCCCCGATGATATGGCGCAGGTCATTGAAAAATGGCGGAACTATATGACCCATCGAAAAGATAACGGGTAG
- the bioB gene encoding biotin synthase BioB, whose amino-acid sequence MQTDIRTNWTLEEVKSIYDTPLLELVFNAATLHRKYNDTAEVQVCTLLSIKTGGCSEDCAYCPQAARYNTGVNVQALMKKEEVLSYAQKAKDAGSTRFCMGAAWREVRDNRDFDRVLEMVKGVNEMGMEVCCTLGMLTEEQAKKLADAGLYAYNHNLDTSKEHYGEIITTRTYEDRLETLDHVRKAGVTVCCGGIIGLGETHEDRINMLHTLATLPEHPESVPINALVPIAGTPLEHNHKVDVWDMVRMISTARILMPATMVRLSAGRTDMSTAEQALCFMAGANSIFAGDKLLTTPNPSFEEDNVMFSLLGLKPREAFKAEKQYLSEMVNG is encoded by the coding sequence ATGCAAACAGATATTCGCACCAACTGGACTTTAGAAGAAGTTAAATCGATATACGATACCCCGCTGCTGGAGCTGGTATTCAACGCCGCCACGCTGCACAGGAAATACAACGATACGGCCGAAGTGCAGGTTTGCACCCTGCTCAGCATCAAAACCGGTGGCTGTAGTGAGGACTGCGCTTATTGTCCGCAAGCCGCCCGGTACAATACCGGTGTAAACGTACAGGCCCTGATGAAAAAAGAGGAAGTGCTGTCTTACGCACAAAAAGCAAAAGACGCAGGCTCTACCCGCTTCTGTATGGGAGCCGCCTGGCGTGAAGTGAGAGACAACCGCGATTTCGACCGTGTACTGGAAATGGTGAAAGGCGTGAATGAAATGGGCATGGAAGTATGTTGCACCCTCGGCATGCTCACGGAAGAACAGGCAAAAAAACTGGCCGATGCAGGATTGTATGCATATAATCACAACCTCGATACCAGTAAAGAGCATTACGGAGAGATCATCACCACACGTACTTATGAAGACCGTTTGGAAACGCTTGATCATGTGCGTAAGGCAGGTGTAACGGTTTGTTGTGGTGGTATCATTGGACTGGGAGAAACACATGAAGACCGGATCAATATGCTGCATACATTGGCAACACTGCCCGAACACCCGGAGAGTGTTCCCATCAATGCACTTGTTCCAATTGCCGGCACCCCGCTGGAACACAATCATAAAGTAGATGTATGGGATATGGTGCGTATGATCTCTACTGCCCGTATACTGATGCCTGCTACCATGGTGCGCCTGAGCGCCGGCAGAACAGATATGAGTACGGCAGAGCAGGCGCTGTGTTTCATGGCAGGGGCTAACTCCATCTTTGCAGGCGATAAACTGCTCACAACACCCAATCCTTCTTTTGAAGAAGACAATGTGATGTTCTCTTTACTCGGACTCAAACCCCGTGAAGCATTCAAAGCAGAGAAGCAATATTTGAGTGAGATGGTCAATGGCTGA
- the lipB gene encoding lipoyl(octanoyl) transferase LipB: MQTVQFQDLGLRNYKEVWDYQEMLLQENTTVKAQYRNQELVKVTEWPTLHHLLFVEHPPVYTLGKSGKEAHVLINEAERLARGIDYFHINRGGDITFHGPGQLVGYPILDLEKFRTDLGWYLRSLEEVIILTMATYGLKGERSPGETGVWIEPDIKGRERKICAMGIKCSRWITMHGFAFNVNANLDYFQYIVPCGIENKQVTSLQKELGREIPMDEIKTEVRKNFEKVFNASLV, translated from the coding sequence ATGCAAACAGTTCAGTTTCAGGACCTGGGTCTAAGAAATTACAAGGAAGTGTGGGATTACCAGGAAATGCTATTGCAGGAAAATACAACGGTCAAGGCACAATACCGTAACCAGGAATTGGTAAAGGTTACAGAATGGCCTACCCTGCACCATCTTTTGTTTGTAGAACATCCGCCCGTATATACCCTGGGCAAAAGCGGAAAAGAAGCGCATGTGCTTATCAACGAAGCGGAGCGGCTGGCCAGGGGCATCGATTATTTTCATATCAACAGGGGAGGAGACATCACTTTCCATGGCCCGGGCCAGTTGGTAGGTTACCCGATATTGGATTTGGAAAAATTCCGTACCGACCTGGGATGGTATTTACGCAGCCTCGAAGAAGTGATCATCCTTACCATGGCAACTTATGGATTGAAGGGAGAAAGGAGTCCGGGTGAAACCGGCGTGTGGATAGAGCCCGATATAAAAGGACGCGAACGGAAAATATGCGCCATGGGTATCAAATGCAGCCGGTGGATTACCATGCACGGTTTTGCTTTCAATGTCAATGCCAACCTGGATTATTTTCAATACATTGTTCCCTGCGGGATAGAGAACAAGCAGGTGACCTCCCTGCAAAAAGAGCTGGGCCGCGAAATACCAATGGATGAAATAAAAACGGAAGTGCGAAAGAATTTTGAAAAAGTATTCAACGCCTCGCTTGTCTAG
- a CDS encoding sugar phosphate nucleotidyltransferase, whose translation MKPTLVILAAGMASRYGSMKQIESFGPSGETIMDYSIYDAIQAGFGKIVFIIREDFADQFKAIFEPKLKGRIEIDYVYQDLKSFTGNRVIPADRTKPWGTAHAVLCCKGKIHEPFAVINADDYYGRDAFIKAYDFLVTKCNEKTYCIIGYELNKTLSDNGSVSRGVCEVDADNNLTDINERTKISRQANGDIIFEDETGTHHVLSENAMVSMNYLCFAPGFIDVCEGFFGEFLDKNINNLKSEFFIPVVAGQFVSSGKGVVKVIPTSAKWFGVTYKEDAPVVQASIDQLVAAGEYPNNLWA comes from the coding sequence ATGAAACCCACCCTTGTGATCCTTGCAGCAGGCATGGCCAGCCGTTACGGAAGTATGAAACAAATAGAATCATTCGGTCCATCCGGTGAAACCATTATGGACTATTCCATTTATGATGCCATCCAGGCCGGATTTGGAAAGATCGTTTTCATTATCCGCGAAGATTTTGCCGACCAGTTCAAAGCCATTTTTGAACCCAAGCTCAAGGGACGGATCGAGATCGATTATGTGTACCAGGACCTCAAATCTTTTACCGGCAACCGGGTAATACCTGCCGACAGAACCAAACCCTGGGGTACGGCGCACGCGGTATTATGTTGTAAAGGCAAGATACACGAGCCTTTTGCAGTGATCAATGCCGATGATTATTATGGACGCGATGCTTTCATCAAGGCCTATGATTTTCTCGTTACCAAATGCAACGAAAAAACATATTGCATCATCGGATATGAGCTGAATAAAACGTTGAGCGATAACGGCAGTGTGAGCAGGGGTGTTTGCGAAGTGGATGCCGATAATAACCTGACCGATATCAACGAACGTACCAAAATTTCACGCCAGGCCAACGGTGATATTATTTTTGAAGACGAGACTGGTACCCATCATGTATTATCCGAAAATGCAATGGTGAGCATGAACTATCTCTGTTTTGCTCCGGGCTTTATTGATGTTTGTGAAGGCTTTTTCGGCGAGTTCCTGGATAAGAATATCAATAACCTCAAGTCGGAGTTTTTCATTCCTGTTGTAGCGGGACAGTTCGTATCATCCGGAAAAGGTGTAGTGAAAGTAATACCTACTTCAGCAAAATGGTTCGGCGTTACTTATAAAGAAGATGCCCCGGTGGTACAGGCCAGCATCGATCAATTGGTAGCTGCGGGAGAATACCCCAATAATCTCTGGGCTTGA